The Skermanella rosea genomic sequence GGCATGGGAAACGCTCCCGTGTCGTCACGTTGAGCAGTATCGCCGCCCGGAGCGGGACGATCGACTTCGACGACCTGAATGCCAGACGGTCCTACAAGCCGATGTCCGTCTATAGTCAGTCGAAGCTTGCCTGCCTCGTTTTCGCCTTCGAACTGCAACGGCGCAGCGAGGCCAATGCCTGGGGCATCGAGAGCGTCGCCGCGCATCCGGGTATAGCGCGAACCGACCTTCTCTACAATTCCACGGGCCGGTGGGACATCAGCCGCCTGGTTCGATCGGTCCTCCCGTTCCTGTTTCAGCCGCCGGCACGGGGAGCCCTGCCGGTCCTCTACGCCGCGACATCGCCGGATGCCAAGCCGGGTGGGTATTACGGCCCCGACAGATTGGGCGAGACGCGCGGGTACCCCGCTCCATCCAGGGTCCCGCCCCGGGCTGTGGACAAGGCGGTGGCCGCCCGGCTCTGGGAGGTATCCGAGGCGCTGACCGGCGTGACCTTCGGTGTATAGGGCTCCAGACAGTAATCGATTCCATGGCCGTGTTAGAGCAAGAGCCGGTCTTCATCGGTTTGGGTATGACACCTCCAGCGGCAGCGGCAGCGGCGAGCGCGTTGCTGATGTCGTCGCCAGAGTGACCAGGCGATAGCCGCGGTAGGACCGGGGCTTGGCGGGCCGGCGAGCCGCTCGCCTGGCACCGCCCGAACCGGGCCACGCTGAGCAACCTCTTCCACAACCCGATCTACGCCGGGGCCTATTCCTACGGCCGACGGCCGACCGATCCGCGCCGCCAGAAGGCCGGGCGGCCCGGGACCGGCCGCCGGGTCGCCGCCCCGGGCGACTGGGCGGTGCTGCTCAAGGACCGCTTCCCCGCCTACATCACTTGGGAGCACTATGAGGCCAACCTTCGCCAACTCGAGGCCAACATGGCGCAGGCCACGGGGGTGAGCCGCGGCGGGACCGCGCTGCTGTCGGGACTGGTGGTCTGCGGCCGCTGCGGCCAGCGGATGACCACCCAGTACAGGAGCAACGGCCACGCCGCGCGCTACGTCTGCAACCGGGCGGCATCCAGCTACGCCGCGCCGCTGTGCCAATCCCTGGTCGCGGCGACCGTGGACGAGGCGGTCACGGCCCTGGTGCTGCAGGCGCTGGAGCCGGCCGCCCTCGAGGTCAGCCTGCGCGCCGCCGAGGACCTCGCCGCCGAACGCGCCGCGGTGCAGCGGCACTGGGCGCAGCGGCTCGAGCGGGCGCGCTACGAGGTGAAGCGGGCGTTCCGGCAATACGACGCGGTCGAGCCCGAGAACCGTCTGGTCGCCCGCACGCTGGAACGGCACTGGGAGGCGGCGCTGGCGGCCGAGGCCGACCTGCGGGCCGAGTACGAGCGCTTCCTCGCGCACCAGCCCGCCGTCCTCAGCGGCGAAGAGCAGGCGGAGATCCGCCGCCTGGCCGCGGATCTGCCGGCGCTCTGGCACGCCCCGACGACGACCATGGCGGACCGGCAGGCCGTCGTCCGCCAGATCCTCGACCGGGTGGTGGTCGGCGTGGAGGGCCACAGCGAGACCGTCACGCTGGAGTGCCGGTGGGCCGGCGGCCACAGCACCCGCACCACGCTGGCCCGGCCGGTCGCCCGCCTGGAACAGCTGAGCACCTACCCGGCGTTGCTGGAGCGGGTCGCCGCCCTGCATGCCGACGGCCGGACGGCGCCGGCGATCGCCGACACGCTCAACGCGGAGGGCTGGGTCCCGCCCAAACGCCGCGGTCCCTTCTCGGCGGCAACTGTCCGGGGCCTGCTCTACCGGCAGGGGCTGAAGCGGTGGCCCAACGAGCGGGCCCGGCGCACCATGACGGCATCCCCGCACGATTGGACGCTGGAGGCCCTGGCCCGTCACCTGGACATCCCGAAGCCGACGCTCTACGCATGGCTTCGCAAGGGCGTGATCACCGGCCGGCTGGTCACCGGGGAGGGCAAGTCAGTCTGGATGATCCAGGCCGACGACGCCGAACTGGCCCGGCTACGGACCTTGCACGCGACGCCACGCATGTGGAACCCGGGCTCGCCCGACCCTGTCGAGGACGGCCCGATGTAATTACGGAGGCATCATGTCTGGTCGATCTCAATGGTCCACCGCGTTCCCGCGACATTCACCAGGGTGCTGATCGGCGTGTTCTCGGGGGCGAAGGTCAGGTAATACGTGAGCTTGTCCGGTTCGGTGAGGGAACGACGGACCAGCAGGCCACGGTTCCATCCAGGCTGAAGAGAGGAATACTCCCCGTAGGCCCAGTCGTACAGGCGTGCTCCCTTGGTGCCATCGCCGGCGCTCAGCCGCTGACAGTCCCCGGTCCCGAAGCGCGTCGCGGCGCGTTCCTCGACAGTATCGAAGCCGGACGGAGCACGCGGTTTGCCGGTCACCGCCAGGACGTAGCCGATCGGCTGGCGCTCCAGCCGCAGCCGCAGCGCGTAGCCGCCCCCATACACGCTGTCGGCCGTCACCCACGCGCACGGGACACCCGCCGCGATGGTCAGCGGTGAGGCCATCTCGGCCTGGAGGGCAGCGCCGCGGAAAATGCCGGTCGGTCAGGCGCGCCACTCGCGGACAGCGATCGAGACAGCCTTGATGGTCAGGCTGGTGTTTCACCAGTCGCTGTGCCAGACCGAGGGGCTGCTCGGATCGCTGCTGGACCTTCTGGGCATCGACCTCCCGGTTCCCGATCACACGACGATCAGCCGGCGGGCGGCATGCCTGACGCCGGCGCGGCGGACTGCCCTGCCGGATCCGCGGTCACCCCGCCGCGTGCAATCCGCCCCGGATCAGAGCCGCGAAAGTCTCGACGGCTTCCGCCTCCCCGCAACGGCCGCGTACCACCGCGGCCGACATCGCTTCGCCCGCGCCGACCAGACCGACGCAGAGACGCTCCAGATCGGGTGCCGGCAAGCTGCTGTGCGGCCGCAACACCGCCACGAACATCCGGACGCAGTTTTCGACCAGCTCCTGGAACACCGTCGCCTTGTCCTCGCTTCCCGCCAGCGCCGCCCCCACCGCGTGAAACTCTCCCTTCGTATCGGCGGCACATTTTATGTAGGCGTCCGCGAGGACCTCGCTGGTTTCCCGCAGGTCGCGCCGGTTGTCGGCCATCGCCTCCCGGAAAGCGTCGACCCGCTCGGTGTCGATCCACCTGTAGAGCTCGATCAACAGGCCCGACCGCGTTCCGAAGTGATCGTAGGCGACGGGCTTGGAAACGCTGGCACGCGCGGCCAGGTGCCCGAGCGTCAAGCGGTCCGCCCCCTCTTCGCGGATGATCAGGAGCGCCGTGTCGAGCAGCTGGCGCCGCCGCTCCTCCTTGCAGAGCCGCCGCGACGCCGTCCGGGGGGACGGACCGTGCGCAGTGCCCTTCACGTCATCGACCTCTTGCATAACCTACCATCAGTAGCTAGTCTGATTCCTACGATTGGTAGGTTATACCGTGACGCAAGGAGGCATAGCAATGTCATCGCATCCCATTCTGCTCGTCGGCGGTTCCGGAATCGTCGGCCACTGGACCGCACGCTTCCTGCGCGCCGCCCATGCCGACGTGCCGCTGCTGATCGGCGGCCGGGATCTTGCCAAGGCTCGGGAGGCCGCCGCCCGGCTTGGCAACGCGGAAGGGGTGGCGCTCGATCCCTCCGCCGACGATCTCGGCCTGGGCGACCGTCCGGTCGGTGCCGTCGCCGTCCTGTTCACCGACGAGAGGGTCGCCGGGCTGCGCTTCGCCCAGGCACGCGGCGTGCCGCACGTCAGCATCTCTCCCGGAATCGCCGAGATCGCGCCCGAGGTCGCGGCCTACATCCATAAGCCCGATGCCGCGCCGGTCGTGCTCGGCACCGAATGGCTGGTCGGCGCCACGACCGTCCCGACGCTCGAATTCGCCAAGGCGTTCGGCCGCGTCCATGACATCGCCATCGGCGCGCTGCTCGACGAGGAGGACGCCTTCGGCCCGGCGGCGGAAGCCGACCTGGAGCGTCAGACCAGGACCATGCCCGCAGCGCTTGCCCGTCGCGACGGCGCCTATGTCTGGCGCGTCGGCGACGACGCCAAGGGCAGCTTCCGCGCGGTGGACGGCACCGTGATGGAAGCGTCCGCCCTGTCCCCCAACGACGTCCTCGGCCTCGCGAACGCGACCGGTGCGCCGAACGTGCGGTTCGATCTCGCGGTCGGAGTGAGCTCCTCCCGCCGGCGCGGCGAACCGATGTCGACGGAGATCGTGATCGGGCTGGCCGGCGAGGACCATGCCGGCCGGCCGCTGCGCACCCGTCATGCCGTCGTTCACCCGCAAGGGCAGATGCCGCTGACGGGGCTGGGCGTCGCCATGGTCCTCGAACGGCTCGCCGGGGTCGATGGCAGGCCGTCACCCCCGCCGGGGCTCTATTTCCCGCACCAGCTGCTCGAACCCGCCGCCTATCTCGCCCGCCTCGACGGGATCGGCGCGCGCATTCTCGAACTGGAGGTGCCGTGATGCGCCAGGGTGCCGGTGCATGCGCCGGCGCCGTGAACGACACCCGGCCGACCGCAGACACCCGGAACGACCGGGCGGACGGCATATTCCTCGAAACCTCGGTCCGTACCGGCGATTTTGCGGCGACAGCCGGACCCATCCGGGTCATGCCTGTCCTTCACGGGCATCTTCGGGGTCATGAATGCCACTCCGGGGCGATGGCGGGGACCAGGAGCACGGCCATCGAGGCTATCGTCCGCACCGCCGTCGTCTCGGCCACGACGCCGGACAAGCCCACGGTCCGGGCGCCGTTCCGGACAGTCAGGAAAGTCTCTTCCTGACGGCGAACCCGACCGCGATGGCAAGCATGACCGCCGTGACCCCGTAGAGAGCCAGGGAAATCGGGCTCTGGAACAGGATCCCGACATCGCCGTCGCTGATGCTGAGCGCCCGTCGGAAACTGTTCTCCATATCGGCACCCAGCAGGAGGCCGAGAACGATCGGCACCAGGGAAATGTCGAGCTTGCGCAGCGCGAAGCCCAGGAGGCCGAAGCCGATCATGACCATCAGGTCGAAACTGCTGTGGCTGATCGAGTACACGCCGACGAAGCTGACCATCACGACGAGCGGCATGAGCACCCATGTCGGCAGCAGGAGCATCCGGGTGAACATCCCGACCATGGGCAGATTGAGCGCGAGAAGCACGACGTTGGCCACGTACAGCGCGGCGATCAGGCCCCACACGATATCGGGCTGACGCTCGAACAGCAGCGGGCCGGGCGTGATGTTGAGCGAGATCAGCAGGGCCAGCATGACCGCCGTGGTGCCGCTACCGGGAACCCCCAGCGTCAGCATCGGGATCAGCGCGCCGCCGGCCGCCGCGTTGTTGCCGGCCTCCGGTGCGGCGACCCCCCGGGGGTCTCCCTTGCCGAACGTACCGTTCTTGTCCGAGACGCGTTTCTCGGCGATGTAGGAGAGGAAGGCGCCCAGCGAAGCCCCGGCCCCGGGCAGGACGCCGGCTACGAAGCCGATCAGCGAGCCGCGCATCATCGCACCCAGGCTGATCCGGATATCGTTCAGCCTGGGGAGCACGCGTCCCACCCGGGGCATTTCGGCGGTGGGTTCGTGGGAGGTTTCCAGGAAGATCAGGACCTCGCTGATGGCGAACAGGCCGACGATCGCGACGATCGGGTCGAAGCCGTCGTAGAGTTCGAACTGGCCGAGCGTGAATCGCTGGACACCGCTGGCAGGGTCGAGGCCCACGGTCGCCAGGAGCAGCCCAAGGAAAGCGGCGATCAGCGTCTTGGCCGGGTTGGCGCCGGTTATGCCGCCGATCGTCGCGAACGCCATCACGTAGAGCGCGAAGTACTCGGTGGGCCCGAAATGGATGGCGGCGCCGGCAAGCAGCGGCGAGAACAGCGTCAGCCCGATCGTCGCCAGCGTGGCACCGACGAACGAGGCGACGGCCGATATGGCAAGAGCCTCGGAGGCCCTCCCGGACTTGGCCATGGGATAGCCGTCCAGGGTCGTCATGATCGCCGGTTCATCGCCCGGGATGTTGAGCATGATGCTCGATATGCGGCCGCCGTACATGCACCCGTAGTAGACGCACGACAGCAGTATCATCGACGAGGCCGGGTTGAGCTGCAGCGAGAAGGCCAGCGGGATCAGGATGGCGACGCCGTTGACCGGACCGATACCCGGCAGGGCTCCGATGATGGTCCCGATGAAGCAGCCGAATATGGCCAGGCCGAGGTTGCCCGGGGTCAGCGCTACCGCGAACCCGTCGAGCAGAGACGTCATGATGTCCATGGGGTTATCCGACGGTTTGGGGCCATAGCGGCAGCGGCAGGTCGAGGACCTGGTCGAACAGCACGAACAGCACGAGGGACAGGGCGGTACCGGTCGCGAGGGCCGGCAGCCAGCGCGCCCCGAGCAGCCGCGCCAGGAAGGTCACGCCGAGCAGGGTGGCCACCGGGAAGCCCAGCGTCTCCAGCAGCAGGGCGTATCCTCCCAGGACCGCGACCGCCAGAGCCTGGCGAAGCAAGGGCCGTCCTCCGGCCCATCGCGGGTTCGGATCCGGCCGCAGGATCAGGAACAGGCTCAGTATTCCGAGCGGCACCGCGAGCAGGCGCGGGAAGGCCGCGGGGCCGACCGGGTCCGAGAATCCGGCCTCGAAGCTCCCCGCGGTCACGAAGGCCCACGCCGCCAGTGCCGCGAACAGCAGTCCGGCGATGCGGTCGCTCACCTGATGATCCCGATCGCCTTGGAAATTTCCCGCATATCGGCGACCTGCTCGTTCACGAAGGCCTGGAACTCCTCGCCGCCGCGCCAGATCGGCACGAGACCCTTGGACGTG encodes the following:
- a CDS encoding TetR/AcrR family transcriptional regulator encodes the protein MKGTAHGPSPRTASRRLCKEERRRQLLDTALLIIREEGADRLTLGHLAARASVSKPVAYDHFGTRSGLLIELYRWIDTERVDAFREAMADNRRDLRETSEVLADAYIKCAADTKGEFHAVGAALAGSEDKATVFQELVENCVRMFVAVLRPHSSLPAPDLERLCVGLVGAGEAMSAAVVRGRCGEAEAVETFAALIRGGLHAAG
- a CDS encoding tripartite tricarboxylate transporter permease: MDIMTSLLDGFAVALTPGNLGLAIFGCFIGTIIGALPGIGPVNGVAILIPLAFSLQLNPASSMILLSCVYYGCMYGGRISSIMLNIPGDEPAIMTTLDGYPMAKSGRASEALAISAVASFVGATLATIGLTLFSPLLAGAAIHFGPTEYFALYVMAFATIGGITGANPAKTLIAAFLGLLLATVGLDPASGVQRFTLGQFELYDGFDPIVAIVGLFAISEVLIFLETSHEPTAEMPRVGRVLPRLNDIRISLGAMMRGSLIGFVAGVLPGAGASLGAFLSYIAEKRVSDKNGTFGKGDPRGVAAPEAGNNAAAGGALIPMLTLGVPGSGTTAVMLALLISLNITPGPLLFERQPDIVWGLIAALYVANVVLLALNLPMVGMFTRMLLLPTWVLMPLVVMVSFVGVYSISHSSFDLMVMIGFGLLGFALRKLDISLVPIVLGLLLGADMENSFRRALSISDGDVGILFQSPISLALYGVTAVMLAIAVGFAVRKRLS
- a CDS encoding recombinase zinc beta ribbon domain-containing protein: MYAGAYSYGRRPTDPRRQKAGRPGTGRRVAAPGDWAVLLKDRFPAYITWEHYEANLRQLEANMAQATGVSRGGTALLSGLVVCGRCGQRMTTQYRSNGHAARYVCNRAASSYAAPLCQSLVAATVDEAVTALVLQALEPAALEVSLRAAEDLAAERAAVQRHWAQRLERARYEVKRAFRQYDAVEPENRLVARTLERHWEAALAAEADLRAEYERFLAHQPAVLSGEEQAEIRRLAADLPALWHAPTTTMADRQAVVRQILDRVVVGVEGHSETVTLECRWAGGHSTRTTLARPVARLEQLSTYPALLERVAALHADGRTAPAIADTLNAEGWVPPKRRGPFSAATVRGLLYRQGLKRWPNERARRTMTASPHDWTLEALARHLDIPKPTLYAWLRKGVITGRLVTGEGKSVWMIQADDAELARLRTLHATPRMWNPGSPDPVEDGPM
- a CDS encoding SDR family oxidoreductase, with translation MMKWTADDMPAQNGRSVVVTGTGGLGYECARLLARAGADVILAGRNPAKGGEAVERIRAADRDAAIGFERFDLANLASVTAFGERMRATRTHLDLLINNAGIMVPPTRQETADGFELQLGTNHLGHFALTAQLLPLLRHGKRSRVVTLSSIAARSGTIDFDDLNARRSYKPMSVYSQSKLACLVFAFELQRRSEANAWGIESVAAHPGIARTDLLYNSTGRWDISRLVRSVLPFLFQPPARGALPVLYAATSPDAKPGGYYGPDRLGETRGYPAPSRVPPRAVDKAVAARLWEVSEALTGVTFGV
- a CDS encoding tripartite tricarboxylate transporter TctB family protein — translated: MSDRIAGLLFAALAAWAFVTAGSFEAGFSDPVGPAAFPRLLAVPLGILSLFLILRPDPNPRWAGGRPLLRQALAVAVLGGYALLLETLGFPVATLLGVTFLARLLGARWLPALATGTALSLVLFVLFDQVLDLPLPLWPQTVG